In the genome of Gammaproteobacteria bacterium, one region contains:
- a CDS encoding copper chaperone PCu(A)C: MLKKISFAFLLIISTAVAAETAPMIKGESAVNEIAANVISVKTPEVNMALPTQGSTQVFMELDNNGKARHKLIAAYSPAAKLIQLHQTIEKNGEQYMQQVPMISIKPQHEQDLKQGGFHVMLMGLNESLKKGHKVPVVLLFDDGSYINLNVPVE, translated from the coding sequence ATGTTAAAAAAAATATCCTTTGCTTTTTTATTAATAATCTCCACAGCGGTGGCGGCAGAAACCGCGCCGATGATAAAGGGAGAATCAGCAGTTAATGAAATTGCTGCGAATGTGATTAGTGTAAAAACCCCCGAAGTAAATATGGCGCTCCCCACGCAAGGCAGCACGCAGGTTTTTATGGAGCTGGACAATAATGGCAAAGCTCGCCATAAACTGATTGCGGCTTATAGCCCCGCTGCTAAACTCATTCAACTGCATCAAACCATTGAGAAAAATGGCGAGCAATATATGCAGCAAGTCCCAATGATTAGCATCAAGCCTCAGCATGAGCAAGATCTTAAGCAGGGTGGTTTTCATGTAATGCTCATGGGGTTAAATGAGTCACTAAAAAAAGGACATAAAGTTCCAGTTGTCTTGCTATTTGATGATGGAAGTTATATCAACTTGAATGTCCCTGTTGAGTAA
- a CDS encoding thioesterase family protein has product MKSYDENEYLRWESEVRNYEIDYQGIVGNAIYFNYLDEARAKYLQQLDVSVVKYALENKNIVLVKTDINFKRSLRYGDSFCVLSKLSRISRFKFLFDQTIILKSSDQIMVTAESVIACVNREGKPCAIDQFEHMPFN; this is encoded by the coding sequence ATGAAATCATATGATGAAAATGAATATTTGCGTTGGGAATCTGAGGTCAGAAATTATGAGATTGACTATCAAGGCATAGTAGGGAATGCTATTTATTTCAATTACTTAGATGAAGCCAGAGCAAAATATCTGCAGCAACTTGATGTGAGCGTGGTGAAATATGCTTTAGAAAATAAAAATATTGTATTAGTAAAAACTGATATCAATTTTAAGAGGTCACTACGGTATGGCGATTCCTTTTGCGTCTTATCCAAATTAAGCAGGATTAGCAGGTTTAAATTTTTATTTGATCAAACGATAATTTTGAAAAGTAGCGATCAGATAATGGTTACTGCTGAAAGTGTGATTGCTTGCGTTAATCGGGAGGGAAAGCCATGTGCTATCGATCAATTTGAACACATGCCTTTTAATTGA